The following proteins are encoded in a genomic region of Arachis stenosperma cultivar V10309 chromosome 4, arast.V10309.gnm1.PFL2, whole genome shotgun sequence:
- the LOC130976892 gene encoding uncharacterized protein LOC130976892 produces MAFSWPAALRISLFLLLIAAVVTACFTLPIEKMMKDFLLWVERDLGPWGPVVLAVAYIPLTVLAVPASVLTLGGGYLFGLPIGFIADSIGATVGAGAAFLLGRTIGRSFVVSKLKDYPQFRSVAIAIQRSGFKIVLLLRLVPLLPFNMLNYLLSVTPVSLGEYMLASWLGMMPITLALVYVGTTLKDLSDVTHGWGEFSKTRWAFIICGLLISVVLMICVTRVAKAALDKALAENEEIDGIAASPVLPVVAEPSTDLNQPLIIKVDDSAEDDHEK; encoded by the exons ATGGCCTTCTCATGGCCCGCCGCCCTCCGTATCtccctcttcctcctcctcatcgcCGCCGTTGTCACCGCCTGCTTCACTCTCCCCATCGAAAAG ATGATGAAGGACTTTTTGCTATGGGTTGAGCGTGATCTTGGGCCCTGGGGACCTGTTGTACT GGCTGTTGCTTACATTCCTTTAACAGTCTTGGCAGTTCCAGCTTCAGTGCTCACT CTTGGCGGTGGATATCTTTTTGGGCTTCCAATAGGCTTTATTGCTGACTCTATCGGTGCAACTGTGGGTGCAGGAGCTGCGTTCCTTCTTGGTAGAACA ATTGGGAGATCATTTGTTGTTTCTAAGTTGAAGGATTATCCACAGTTCAGATCAGTGGCAATTGCAATTCAGAGATCTGGCTTTAAG ATTGTATTGCTACTTAGGCTTGTTCCTTTGCTGCCATTTAATATGCTGAATTATCTCCTATCGGTGACTCCTGTTTCATTAGGGGAGTACATGCTGGCTTCCTGGCTAGGAATGATG CCAATAACACTGGCACTAGTCTATGTTGGAACAACTTTGAAAGATCTTTCTGACGTGACACATGGATGGGGTGAATTCTCCAAGACCCGTTGG GCTTTTATCATTTGTGGCCTCCTGATATCCG TGGTTCTGATGATATGTGTTACTAGAGTTGCCAAGGCTGCTTTAGACAAAGCCTTAGCCGAAAATGAAGAGATTGATGGCATCGCAGCCTCGCCGGTATTACCAGTTGTAGCTGAACCATCCACAGATCTCAACCAACCTCTGATAATTAAGGTAGATGATTCTGCAGAAGACGACCATGAAAAGTAA
- the LOC130977000 gene encoding uncharacterized protein LOC130977000, whose amino-acid sequence MAEKVENHSHRTLWWCNLMLNWRVGLLTAFVFVGMVVVWSFDGCTVRNIIEAWRYHQDSLSLRSHSHENSTFISQFSFNQKNQTNASNFDSYDKHVNITHSVSVELVCAWNFSCVSEKLDKNGSSETPVVNQVQLGHYSSWISSELEPNLTSNLLARWLAPGGEPCRDFKTVGISVPGLDGGKNVIELSAGDVHEFVFRALDDSGKPRCLGGDYFETDLSGESWKSRPFVKDFNNGSYTISLQVHPDFKGLYNLTIILLYRHFEGLKFTPWRFVYDRVVLKVAIRFYNSSSQLPELETCKASDFDRDVWCGRWTRLGKNDECQISNDGRYRCLAPNFPCKAPWCDGSLGILESNGWVYSTHCAFKMYSSESAWNCIKNRWIFFWGDSNHVDTIRNMLNFVLDLPEIHAVPRRFDMNFSNPKDPSQKVRITSIFNGHWNETQNYLGLDSLRDEGFRRLVRKYFSEDTIPDTVILNSGLHDGVHWRNIRAFSAGADYAASFWADVVNKVSHRGLVPPRLFYRSTVATGGYARSLAFNPNKMEVFNGVFLEKLKEAGIVTGVIDNFDMTYPWHFDNRCNDGVHYGRAPLKMKWRDGQMGHLYFVDLVLVHVLLNAICAR is encoded by the coding sequence ATGGCGGAGAAAGTGGAGAATCATAGTCATAGAACACTGTGGTGGTGCAATCTAATGCTGAATTGGCGGGTTGGTTTGCTCActgcttttgtttttgttggaaTGGTTGTGGTTTGGAGTTTTGATGGCTGCACTGTTAGGAACATCATTGAAGCTTGGAGGTACCATCAAGATTCTCTCTCTCTAAGGTCTCATTCCCATGAAAACTCCACTTTTATCTCCCAATTTAGTTTCAATCAAAAGAACCAAACCAATGCTAGCAACTTTGATTCCTATGATAAGCATGTTAACATCACACACTCTGTGTCAGTGGAACTAGTTTGTGCTTGGAACTTTAGCTGTGTAtctgaaaagcttgataaaaatGGAAGTTCTGAAACCCCAGTGGTGAACCAAGTTCAATTAGGGCATTATTCAAGTTGGATTTCAAGTGAATTGGAGCCAAATTTGACTTCAAATCTTTTAGCTAGATGGTTAGCTCCTGGAGGGGAACCTTGTAGAGATTTTAAGACGGTGGGGATTTCGGTTCCTGGTTTGGATGGTGGGAAGAATGTGATAGAGCTATCAGCTGGAGATGTGCATGAATTCGTTTTTCGAGCATTGGATGATTCTGGGAAGCCTCGCTGTTTAGGTGGGGATTACTTTGAGACTGATCTTTCAGGGGAATCATGGAAATCTAGGCCTTTTGTGAAGGATTTCAACAATGGTTCTTATACAATTTCACTTCAGGTTCATCCAGATTTCAAAGGGCTTTACAATCTCACTATAATTCTGCTTTATAGACACTTTGAAGGTCTGAAATTCACTCCATGGAGATTTGTCTATGACCGTGTGGTTCTCAAAGTTGCAATTAGATTCTACAACAGCAGTTCTCAGTTACCAGAACTAGAGACTTGCAAAGCTTCTGATTTTGATAGGGATGTTTGGTGTGGAAGGTGGACAAGGCTTGGCAAGAATGATGAATGCCAAATCAGTAATGATGGTAGATATAGATGCTTAGCACCGAATTTTCCATGCAAAGCTCCATGGTGTGATGGTTCATTGGGGATCCTAGAGAGCAATGGTTGGGTTTACTCGACACACTGCGCATTCAAGATGTATTCATCCGAGTCTGCTTGGAATTGCATAAAGAATCGGTGGATTTTCTTCTGGGGTGATTCAAATCATGTTGACACGATAAGAAATATGCTCAATTTCGTTCTGGATTTGCCTGAAATACATGCTGTCCCTAGAAGATTTGATATGAATTTTTCGAACCCAAAAGATCCATCTCAAAAAGTTAGGATTACAAGCATTTTCAATGGTCACTGGAATGAAACACAGAACTATCTTGGATTAGATTCTCTAAGGGATGAAGGATTTCGAAGATTGGTGAGGAAGTACTTCTCAGAAGACACAATCCCAGACACTGTGATCCTCAACTCTGGCTTGCACGATGGCGTCCACTGGCGTAACATCAGAGCATTTTCTGCTGGTGCAGACTATGCAGCATCATTCTGGGCTGATGTTGTGAACAAAGTGAGCCATCGGGGGCTGGTGCCGCCGAGGCTCTTTTACCGGAGCACAGTGGCAACTGGCGGATATGCAAGATCACTAGCATTCAATCCTAACAAGATGGAGGTGTTCAACGGGGTATTCCTAGAGAAATTGAAAGAAGCAGGCATTGTAACCGGCGTGATTGATAACTTTGATATGACATATCCATGGCATTTTGATAATCGTTGCAACGATGGAGTTCACTATGGAAGGGCTCCTTTGAAGATGAAATGGCGAGATGGTCAAATGGgtcatttgtattttgtagATCTCGTGTTAGTTCATGTTCTGCTCAATGCAATATGTGCAAGGTAG
- the LOC130976845 gene encoding uncharacterized protein LOC130976845, translated as MTKKDLVSFMGKVRGFSLRSLGGCFDSCCDQTQGYGVGTRIWNLSDRPVELQIRVGSILKKVHTLKPGSSKRVESKRIYKAYMPGRSGGNGGGLKSLLYYYDETSHPYIWIHDIGGDSMRMVKQQYISLEDLRESSEIRVFRDQQKGFISVRKQNRPDFC; from the coding sequence ATGACCAAGAAGGACTTAGTGTCCTTCATGGGGAAAGTGAGAGGTTTCAGCCTTCGATCTCTCGGTGGTTGCTTCGATAGCTGCTGCGACCAGACTCAAGGCTATGGAGTAGGGACAAGGATATGGAATTTAAGTGACCGGCCGGTGGAGCTGCAAATAAGGGTGGGATCAATATTGAAGAAGGTTCACACTTTGAAGCCGGGTTCATCAAAGAGGGTGGAAAGTAAGCGAATATATAAGGCTTATATGCCGGGTAGGAGTGGCGGCAATGGAGGTGGATTGAAGAGCTTGCTCTATTACTATGATGAAACTTCCCACCCTTATATTTGGATTCATGACATAGGTGGTGATTCCATGAGGATGGTTAAGCAGCAGTATATTAGCCTTGAGGATTTGAGAGAATCTtctgagatcagagtcttcaggGATCAGCAAAAGGGTTTCATATCGGTTCGAAAGCAAAACCGGCCAGATTTCTGCTGA
- the LOC130976844 gene encoding uncharacterized protein LOC130976844 has protein sequence MFSLFYGLWKYLFSKMELHVLILGIDKAGKTTLLERMKSVYSNIESLPHDRIVPTVGLNIGRIEVANRKLVFWDLGGQPGLRSIWEKYYEEAHAVVFVVDAACPSKFEDAKSALEKVLRHEDLQGAPLLILANKQDLPQAVSADELARCLDLKKLEERVHMFEAVSAYDGIGIRESAEWLVEVMEKSKRTEMLRARAGAMGQGPA, from the exons ATGTTTTCACTGTTTTATGGTCTTTGGAAGTATCTGTTCAGTAAGATGGAGCTTCACGTACTCATTCTGGGGATTGACAAGGCTGGGAAAACA ACTTTGCTGGAGAGGATGAAGTCAGTGTACTCAAACATAGAAAGCCTTCCTCACGATCGAATCGTTCCAACTGTGGGGTTGAATATTGGTCGTATTGAAGTTGCAAATAGGAAACTTGTGTTCTGGGACTTGGGAGGTCAG CCTGGTCTTCGCTCAATCTGGGAGAAATATTATGAAGAGGCGCATGCTGTGGTCTTTGTTGTAGATGCTGCCTGTCCCTCAAAATTTGAAGATGCTAAGTCTGCACTTG AGAAGGTGCTTCGGCACGAGGATCTACAGGGAGCCCCTCTTTTGATATTAGCTAACAAACAG GATCTTCCGCAAGCAGTATCAGCCGACGAACTTGCACGTTGTCTAGATTTAAAGAAGCTGGAAGAAAGAGTTCACATGTTTGAAGCTGTGTCAGCCTATGATGG GATTGGAATTAGGGAAAGTGCAGAATGGTTGGTTgaagtgatggagaagagtaaGAGGACCGAAATGTTGAGAGCGCGGGCAGGTGCAATGGGTCAGGGTCCTGCCTAA